The Raphanus sativus cultivar WK10039 chromosome 2, ASM80110v3, whole genome shotgun sequence genome includes a region encoding these proteins:
- the LOC108823347 gene encoding uncharacterized protein LOC108823347, protein MTSEVREKKIKTNGVWLNVAEKGDNRGPLILLLHGFPETWFSWRHQIDFLSSHCYHVVAPDLRGYADSDSPPSHESYTVSHLVADVIGLLDHYGTAQAFVAGHDWGAIIGWTLCLFRPDRVKGFISLSVPYSPRDPNLKPSDLLKSFGDGLYITQFQEPGRAEASFAKHDCSTVMKKFLLLTRTDFLVAPPDTEIIDDLEVPSTLPDWITEEEIQVYADKFQKSGFTGPLNYYRAMDLNWEILAPWQGYKIVVPTKFIAGDKDIGNEGANGTIKYVKGEMFKSIVPNLEVVVIEDGHHFIQQEKSERVSEEILSFFNKLRNTTE, encoded by the exons ATGACAAGCGAGGTGAGAGAAAAGAAGATCAAGACCAACGGGGTTTGGTTAAATGTGGCTGAGAAAGGAGACAACAGAGGGCCTTTGATTCTGTTACTCCATGGCTTTCCTGAGACATGGTTCTCGTGGCGTCACCAGATCGATTTCTTGTCAAGCCATTGCTACCACGTAGTTGCTCCAGATCTCAGAGGCTATGCCGACTCCGATTCTCCTCCGAGCCACGAGTCTTACACTGTGAGCCACCTCGTAGCTGATGTTATCGGTTTGCTCGATCACTACGGCACTGCTCAG GCTTTTGTGGCTGGACATGACTGGGGAGCCATCATAGGTTGGACTCTATGCTTGTTTAGACCAGACAGAGTCAAAGGTTTCATAAGCCTCTCTGTTCCATATTCTCCGAGAGATCCAAATCTCAAACCTTCCGACTTACTCAAAAGCTTTGGAGATGGGTTATACATCACTCAGTTTCAG GAACCTGGAAGAGCTGAGGCTTCATTTGCCAAGCATGATTGCTCGACAGTTATGAAGAAGTTCTTGCTGCTAACAAGAACAGATTTCTTGGTGGCTCCTCCTGATACAGAGATCATCGATGATCTTGAGGTTCCATCGACGCTTCCAGATTGGATAACTGAAGAAGAGATTCAGGTTTATGCAGACAAGTTTCAAAAGTCTGGATTCACAGGCCCATTGAATTACTACAGAGCCATGGATTT GAACTGGGAGATACTGGCGCCGTGGCAAGGGTACAAGATCGTTGTTCCGACAAAGTTCATTGCGGGAGACAAAGATATTGGAAATGAAGGAGCCAATGGAACGATTAAGTATGTGAAGGGAGAGATGTTCAAGAGTATTGTACCTAATCTTGAGGTTGTTGTTATTGAGGATGGTCATCATTTTATCCAGCAGGAGAAGTCTGAACGAGTCTCAGAGGAGATTCTTTCCTTCTTTAACAAGTTAAGAAACACAACAGAGTAA
- the LOC108825540 gene encoding protein RTE1-HOMOLOG, which produces MGETTTDPEHGGIMLGFEDPMRIDPGRDRFPCCIVWTPLPFVTWLVPFIGHVGICREDGVILDFAGPNFVCVDNFAFGAVSRYIQINKAKESSLSSGSCLFSEEGGTHEKEPTWDDALRKGTQEYQHYAYNILTCNCHSFVANNLNRLAIRSGGWNVVNLAALVFLKGRWVSKTAMVKSLLPTVIIYAIGMLLGGWTFIASCCVLAFLLTGWFIMGTYCFKKLIQL; this is translated from the exons ATGGGAGAGACAACAACGGATCCTGAACATGGTGGCATCATGCTCGGTTTTGAAGATCCCATGAGGATTGATCCCGGGAGAGATCGTTTCCCATGCTGCATCGTCTGGACGCCTCTCCCCTTCGTTACATGGCTGGTTCCCTTCATCGGCCACGTTGGTATTTGCAGAGAAGACGGTGTCATTCTCGACTTCGCTGGACCTAACTTCGTCTGTGTTGACAATTTTGCTTTTGGAGCTGTGTCTCGTTACATCCAGATCAACAAGGCTAAG GAATCATCTCTTTCTTCCGGCTCATGTTTGTTCAGTGAGGAAGGAGGCACTCATGAGAAAGAGCCAACATGGGATGATGCACTGAGAAAAGGCACACAAGAGTACCAACACTATGCTTATAACATATTGACATGCAACTGTCATTCCTTTGTGGCCAACAACCTGAACCGTCTAGCGATAAGATCAGGTGGATGGAACGTGGTGAACCTCGCGGCGCTAGTGTTCCTCAAGGGACGTTGGGTGAGCAAAACGGCGATGGTCAAGTCCTTGCTGCCTACAGTCATAATCTACGCTATTGGAATGTTACTGGGTGGCTGGACATTCATAGCTTCCTGTTGTGTTCTAGCGTTTTTGCTTACGGGTTGGTTCATCATGGGAACGTATTGTTTCAAGAAATTGATCCAGCTGTAG